A single genomic interval of Microbulbifer variabilis harbors:
- a CDS encoding OsmC family protein, whose amino-acid sequence MESVEWDMSSTTIVRKLNDDAEQDTFPPPHLDKVKQGELLRFHAHINVEQMPQGHHLKKATIFSNVPNGGTWELICDEGTAIGGRGSAPSPIMYFSAGLALCMMSHVEMLAQLSNIQLKQVRLEQKTEFSTTLNFGGIQPEKVFGQGDRVEIHLIIESDETEEKLVEFAHCCRQACMSLQTVAKATPVTTSLYLNDKPIPFT is encoded by the coding sequence ATGGAATCCGTAGAATGGGATATGTCCTCAACAACCATTGTTCGTAAGCTTAATGATGACGCTGAGCAAGATACATTTCCCCCACCTCACCTGGACAAAGTGAAACAGGGGGAGCTTTTAAGATTTCATGCCCATATCAATGTGGAACAAATGCCCCAAGGACATCACCTAAAGAAGGCAACTATTTTCTCGAATGTGCCTAATGGAGGAACTTGGGAGCTGATATGTGATGAAGGAACTGCGATTGGAGGCCGGGGTAGCGCTCCATCACCCATCATGTACTTTTCTGCAGGGTTGGCACTCTGCATGATGTCTCATGTAGAGATGCTGGCACAACTCTCTAATATTCAACTTAAGCAGGTAAGGCTTGAACAAAAGACCGAATTTTCAACCACTCTTAACTTTGGTGGAATTCAACCCGAAAAGGTATTTGGCCAGGGTGACCGGGTGGAGATTCACTTGATTATAGAAAGTGATGAGACCGAGGAAAAACTCGTGGAGTTTGCCCACTGCTGCCGGCAAGCCTGTATGTCGCTACAAACGGTAGCCAAAGCCACACCTGTCACAACCTCTCTTTATCTCAACGACAAACCTATACCTTTTACATAA
- a CDS encoding 3-deoxy-7-phosphoheptulonate synthase, whose product MTTQQFDDLNVVSQEVLISPEMLKAELPISDAAEATVAKGRSAVRDILDRKDHRLMVVIGPCSVHDVDAAMDYAKRLKAVADKVSDTLLIVMRVYFEKPRTTVGWKGLINDPHLNDSFKIEEGLHIGRKLLLDVAELGLPTATEALDPISPQYLQDLISWSAIGARTTESQTHREMASGLSSAVGFKNGTDGGLEVAINALQSVANPHRFLGINKRGQVAIIHTSGNPYGHVVLRGGNEKPNYDSVSVAMCEQELRSAGITPNIMVDCSHANSNKNHELQPLVVDNVTHQILDGNQSIIGIMVESNLKAGNQKIPANLNDLEYGVSVTDKCIDWETTESLLLGMAEQLREPLKSRTF is encoded by the coding sequence ATGACTACACAGCAGTTCGACGACCTGAATGTCGTCTCCCAGGAAGTCCTGATCAGCCCGGAGATGCTGAAAGCAGAGCTACCCATTAGCGATGCAGCCGAAGCGACCGTCGCCAAAGGGCGCAGCGCCGTGCGTGATATCCTCGATCGTAAAGACCACCGCTTGATGGTGGTTATCGGACCTTGCTCCGTTCACGATGTGGACGCTGCAATGGATTATGCCAAGCGCCTGAAAGCGGTGGCAGATAAGGTTTCCGATACCCTGCTGATAGTAATGCGAGTCTATTTCGAAAAGCCCCGCACCACAGTTGGTTGGAAGGGCCTGATTAACGATCCTCACTTGAATGATTCCTTCAAGATTGAGGAAGGCCTTCATATCGGCCGCAAGCTACTTTTAGATGTCGCCGAACTGGGGCTGCCCACCGCGACAGAAGCACTGGATCCAATCTCTCCCCAATACCTGCAAGATCTGATTTCCTGGTCAGCCATTGGCGCACGTACTACCGAATCCCAAACCCACCGGGAAATGGCCAGCGGCCTCTCCTCTGCTGTGGGCTTTAAGAATGGTACCGATGGCGGATTAGAAGTAGCGATTAATGCCTTGCAATCTGTCGCTAATCCCCACAGATTCCTCGGTATCAACAAGCGCGGTCAGGTTGCCATTATTCATACCTCCGGCAACCCTTATGGCCATGTTGTGCTTCGCGGCGGTAATGAAAAACCGAATTACGATTCGGTCAGTGTTGCCATGTGTGAACAGGAACTGCGTAGCGCCGGTATTACCCCCAATATCATGGTCGACTGCAGCCACGCCAACTCCAATAAAAATCACGAATTACAGCCCCTGGTGGTAGATAACGTGACTCACCAGATTCTTGATGGTAATCAATCAATTATTGGCATTATGGTGGAGAGTAATCTGAAAGCCGGTAATCAGAAGATTCCCGCCAATCTGAATGACCTGGAATACGGCGTCTCTGTTACCGACAAGTGTATCGATTGGGAAACTACCGAGTCCCTATTACTGGGTATGGCCGAACAATTGCGAGAGCCACTGAAGAGTAGAACTTTCTAA
- a CDS encoding NRAMP family divalent metal transporter: MSNIIPSSSDLMDVFKRTFSNLGPGIIWAASSIGVSHIVQSTRAGADYAFALIGFIFLAHLVKYPFFKIGPEYAAVTGESLLEGYKKHSRVGFYSYMALTFLTMFFVQAAVTIVTAALALNLFGDILNVSEWSAIILVITCAILIAGQFKWLNESLKWMVLILAIASLITLISAISQYGLLPSKSYLTADIAPAVSIAFVVALVGWMPTSIEVSVWHSIWSERRIKEKPDRGYARKSLVFDFKVGYFTSLLLAIVFVWLGALVMFGKDIELSQSAGIFAGQLINIYTESLGDWSHLTISIICFVALFSTTFAVSDGFPQVWRSALRSSNSIKIPENRVYVSTLVILSLISWFIISLFADQLKNLIDFVTTLSFVCAPIFALLNILVMNGKWVPREYHLKGWYLVYTYACLCLMIGFSFYFIYWRFLSN, from the coding sequence TTGAGCAACATCATTCCGAGCAGTTCTGATTTAATGGATGTATTTAAACGCACTTTCTCAAACCTAGGCCCTGGAATTATTTGGGCCGCAAGCAGTATTGGCGTGTCTCATATCGTACAGTCTACTCGCGCAGGAGCAGATTACGCCTTCGCTTTGATTGGTTTTATTTTCCTAGCTCATTTAGTCAAATACCCTTTTTTCAAAATCGGTCCAGAGTATGCAGCTGTCACCGGCGAGAGTTTATTGGAAGGCTATAAAAAACACAGTCGAGTTGGTTTTTATAGTTATATGGCTCTCACATTTCTAACAATGTTCTTTGTTCAAGCTGCAGTTACGATTGTCACCGCTGCTTTAGCGCTCAATTTATTTGGCGATATCCTAAATGTTTCAGAGTGGTCTGCCATCATTCTGGTCATTACCTGTGCAATATTGATTGCTGGCCAATTTAAATGGCTGAATGAAAGCTTAAAGTGGATGGTCCTCATACTGGCTATTGCCAGCTTGATCACACTCATTTCTGCAATAAGTCAATATGGGCTTCTTCCCTCTAAATCCTATTTAACAGCCGATATAGCACCAGCTGTGAGCATCGCATTTGTTGTCGCCTTAGTCGGCTGGATGCCAACTTCGATTGAAGTTTCTGTTTGGCACTCTATTTGGTCGGAGCGAAGGATAAAGGAAAAACCAGATAGAGGGTATGCCAGGAAATCTCTCGTATTTGACTTTAAGGTTGGCTATTTCACCAGTTTGTTATTAGCGATTGTATTTGTATGGTTAGGTGCACTAGTAATGTTTGGGAAAGATATTGAATTATCCCAATCTGCAGGCATATTTGCTGGTCAGCTAATCAATATTTATACCGAATCTCTTGGTGACTGGAGCCATTTAACAATCAGCATTATCTGTTTTGTCGCGCTTTTCTCAACCACCTTTGCAGTCTCCGATGGCTTTCCTCAAGTTTGGCGAAGTGCCTTGAGATCATCGAATAGCATCAAGATTCCAGAAAATAGAGTCTACGTATCCACCCTTGTTATACTAAGCCTTATAAGCTGGTTTATTATCTCCCTATTTGCTGATCAGTTAAAAAACCTTATCGACTTTGTAACTACTTTATCTTTCGTTTGTGCTCCAATCTTTGCTTTACTCAACATTCTTGTTATGAACGGGAAATGGGTACCAAGAGAGTATCACTTAAAAGGGTGGTACTTAGTTTATACTTATGCCTGCCTGTGCCTAATGATAGGTTTTAGTTTTTACTTTATTTATTGGCGCTTCTTGAGTAACTAA
- a CDS encoding LysR family transcriptional regulator produces MNKLHALEAYCLVCEKQNFAAAARELGISAAMVGKYIKQLEEELGCLLVMRNTRKVSITEAGDDYYKQISPILKKLHSVDQAMSEYNQEPRGRLSISTSIELGSQYFSGLIANYRRLYPQVFLDFHLSNDPLDLLDNKIDLVFRIAPELPDSSYIVQSIAKTKLALWASDSYIEKNGLPENMESLKKHQLLFFNHSIRGDHWLFQDKEEIKKIKLPWAWQSNNGRLLNEAAAEGQGVIQAPFYSVKSYVDSGQLTEILPKFTIKPLTIFALYPHRCELSLKVKTFIDVAKSYFEQHHSEQF; encoded by the coding sequence ATGAACAAGTTACACGCCCTTGAGGCATACTGTTTGGTATGCGAAAAGCAAAACTTTGCAGCTGCTGCTCGCGAACTCGGCATTTCCGCAGCAATGGTTGGTAAGTACATTAAGCAGTTAGAAGAGGAACTTGGCTGCCTGCTGGTGATGCGCAATACACGCAAAGTATCAATAACCGAAGCGGGCGATGATTACTATAAGCAAATTTCACCAATACTAAAAAAACTCCACTCCGTCGACCAGGCGATGTCAGAATATAATCAAGAGCCCAGAGGCAGGCTATCGATATCGACCAGCATAGAGCTAGGCAGTCAATATTTTTCAGGATTGATTGCCAATTACCGCAGGCTATACCCTCAGGTATTTCTGGATTTTCACCTCAGCAATGACCCACTCGATTTACTCGACAATAAAATCGATCTCGTTTTTAGAATCGCACCAGAATTACCCGACTCTAGCTATATCGTCCAATCTATCGCGAAAACTAAGCTAGCACTCTGGGCAAGTGATTCTTACATTGAGAAGAATGGGCTCCCTGAAAACATGGAATCATTAAAGAAGCATCAATTACTTTTCTTTAACCACAGCATACGAGGGGATCACTGGCTATTTCAAGACAAAGAAGAGATAAAAAAAATCAAACTCCCCTGGGCTTGGCAATCTAACAATGGGAGGCTATTGAATGAAGCAGCTGCTGAAGGACAAGGAGTAATCCAAGCGCCTTTTTACTCTGTCAAATCTTATGTCGACTCTGGCCAACTCACTGAGATTTTACCTAAATTCACAATAAAGCCACTGACTATTTTTGCGCTCTACCCTCATCGCTGCGAGCTTTCCTTGAAGGTTAAAACCTTTATCGATGTGGCTAAGAGCTATTTTGAGCAACATCATTCCGAGCAGTTCTGA
- a CDS encoding amidohydrolase family protein has product MKIKQIFILVALCIATNGVVFAEDSKLEQVLLINANIVDVKSLKIDERQSILIEGDKIKRISSTNKLSKVRGASVVDLKGKFVIPGLIDAHVHHATDPDSWDKLSITTERLRYLLRGGVTSVRDMGGDARALAYLRRQAEVDAIASPDIYFSVIIGGESFFSDPRTIASAKGRTPGHTTWMRAVDHNSDMDSVMLQAIGAGATGIKIYADVEAETVPLLANAAKRHGLKVWSHAYIGPSKPLDIVNAGVETISHASDMSAQLVDNFKAWRRKTAEFDDSAWEKMLQKDSYLDLFDAMKEKGTILDATLTVFERRNDLNEKYRQLDQLSTQMTQFAYQSGITIAAGTDAFSDLENDTTPMIHHELKLLVDEIGMTPLEAIQAATLNAAKVIGIEGSVGSIEEGKKANMVVLSESPETNIENSQAIAHVVKNGRFIFIGDDPQLPFSSSREMNGTIWLSGQIGNHPSTLTLAGESLEAQMHQTMKNIGQVLESKNLGFDDVVKCTLMLADIDDWPAANNVYIQYFSGKKPARSAFAASGLALDAKAEVECIASRSTD; this is encoded by the coding sequence ATGAAAATAAAACAAATTTTTATTCTAGTGGCTCTATGCATTGCTACCAACGGCGTTGTATTCGCAGAGGATAGTAAGCTGGAGCAAGTCTTGCTCATTAACGCCAATATAGTGGACGTTAAATCGCTCAAAATTGATGAAAGACAGTCGATTCTTATCGAAGGCGATAAGATCAAGAGAATCTCTTCAACGAATAAGCTCTCCAAAGTGAGGGGGGCCAGTGTTGTCGATTTAAAAGGGAAGTTTGTAATCCCCGGCCTGATAGATGCGCATGTCCACCATGCAACAGATCCGGATAGCTGGGATAAATTGTCAATCACTACTGAGCGACTTCGATACCTGCTTCGTGGTGGCGTCACTTCTGTGAGAGATATGGGCGGTGATGCGCGAGCCTTGGCCTACTTAAGACGTCAAGCAGAGGTCGACGCCATCGCTTCGCCAGATATCTACTTTTCAGTCATTATTGGTGGGGAATCCTTCTTCTCGGATCCGAGAACCATTGCCTCAGCTAAAGGGCGTACACCAGGCCACACAACATGGATGAGAGCGGTAGATCATAATTCAGATATGGACTCAGTAATGCTCCAGGCCATAGGCGCTGGTGCAACAGGCATCAAGATATATGCAGATGTTGAGGCCGAGACAGTGCCATTGCTTGCAAATGCAGCCAAAAGACATGGTTTAAAAGTCTGGTCGCATGCTTATATTGGCCCCTCCAAACCTTTGGATATTGTCAATGCTGGTGTTGAGACTATTTCACATGCCTCTGATATGTCCGCTCAGTTAGTTGATAACTTCAAGGCGTGGCGCAGGAAAACTGCTGAATTCGATGATTCAGCTTGGGAAAAAATGCTACAAAAAGATAGCTATTTAGATCTTTTTGACGCGATGAAAGAGAAAGGGACAATATTAGATGCGACGCTTACAGTATTTGAAAGAAGAAATGACTTAAACGAAAAATACAGGCAGCTTGATCAGCTCAGTACACAAATGACACAATTTGCCTATCAAAGCGGCATTACCATTGCTGCTGGCACGGATGCATTTAGTGACCTTGAAAATGACACTACACCGATGATTCATCATGAGCTAAAGCTGCTCGTAGATGAAATCGGCATGACACCTCTCGAGGCAATTCAAGCTGCAACTTTAAATGCTGCGAAAGTGATAGGGATAGAAGGTTCTGTCGGTAGTATTGAAGAGGGAAAGAAAGCAAACATGGTTGTGCTTTCAGAAAGTCCCGAAACAAATATTGAAAATAGCCAGGCGATAGCTCATGTAGTAAAGAACGGTCGTTTTATTTTTATTGGTGACGATCCACAGTTGCCTTTCTCTTCTTCACGTGAAATGAATGGAACCATTTGGTTATCCGGGCAAATCGGTAATCATCCTTCAACTTTAACCTTGGCAGGTGAAAGTCTGGAAGCTCAGATGCATCAAACAATGAAGAATATTGGCCAAGTTCTTGAGAGCAAAAACCTGGGCTTTGACGATGTAGTTAAGTGTACTTTGATGCTCGCTGATATTGATGATTGGCCAGCGGCGAACAACGTCTACATCCAGTACTTCAGTGGGAAAAAACCAGCGAGGAGTGCTTTTGCAGCGAGCGGCCTGGCACTTGATGCCAAAGCTGAAGTGGAATGTATTGCTTCACGAAGCACTGATTAA
- a CDS encoding dipeptidase has translation MSDINRRALIKSLVSGGVGSYLAINSGILNAFSGGNAGKSTWNSYGSSIVIDGLSVAFSLREPVSEEALGIFKSSGISALNMTVPYPGDDYSETLKKVEKAKSIIEQNSNYLRLIQSASDILKAKQESKLGIIMGFQSTEMFDESLSGISEFAKMGVKIMQVSYNGPSILGSGGLVKEDSGITSLGKKAIEIMEAEKVLIDLSHSGKKTVSSAIRQSKRPVVISHTGCNAIYDHPRNNDDTELKAAADTGGLVGVYLMPFLEGGEHEIKADVVIEHILHAYKVCGEDHVAIGSDQGVVPVNDGPEYRESIRKEVERRIAAGISAPGETPNRPPFIPELNSERRMELIAYKLSQKGIPDRVVEKIIGKNWLRVFATVWN, from the coding sequence ATGAGCGATATAAATAGAAGAGCACTAATTAAATCTCTAGTATCAGGTGGCGTTGGTTCATATTTGGCTATTAACTCGGGTATATTAAATGCTTTTTCTGGGGGTAATGCAGGAAAATCAACGTGGAATTCATACGGTTCATCGATTGTAATTGATGGTCTCAGCGTAGCATTCTCGCTCAGGGAGCCAGTCTCTGAAGAAGCCCTGGGAATATTCAAGAGCTCGGGGATTAGTGCCTTGAATATGACAGTTCCCTATCCAGGTGATGACTATTCCGAGACTTTAAAGAAGGTTGAAAAAGCCAAGTCCATCATCGAGCAGAACTCAAACTACTTGCGCTTAATTCAATCCGCATCAGATATCCTGAAAGCGAAGCAGGAGAGTAAGCTCGGTATCATAATGGGATTCCAATCAACTGAAATGTTTGATGAGTCACTTTCAGGTATTTCAGAATTCGCCAAAATGGGCGTTAAGATAATGCAGGTATCCTATAATGGTCCTTCTATCCTTGGCAGCGGTGGTCTCGTTAAGGAGGATTCAGGGATAACTTCCCTTGGCAAGAAAGCCATAGAAATAATGGAGGCTGAGAAAGTTCTGATCGACCTCTCGCATTCAGGAAAGAAGACAGTTTCCAGTGCTATCCGTCAATCAAAAAGACCGGTTGTGATCTCTCATACTGGCTGCAACGCAATTTACGACCACCCTAGAAATAATGACGATACAGAATTAAAAGCTGCTGCAGACACCGGTGGCTTGGTTGGAGTCTACTTAATGCCATTTTTGGAAGGTGGCGAGCATGAAATAAAGGCCGATGTGGTAATAGAACATATACTGCATGCCTATAAAGTATGCGGTGAAGATCATGTTGCCATAGGTAGTGACCAAGGCGTAGTGCCGGTCAATGATGGTCCTGAGTATCGAGAAAGTATTCGTAAGGAAGTTGAGCGTCGTATTGCGGCTGGAATTTCGGCGCCCGGCGAAACACCAAATCGTCCACCGTTTATTCCGGAATTAAACTCCGAGAGACGGATGGAGCTTATTGCCTATAAGTTAAGCCAAAAAGGAATTCCTGATCGAGTGGTAGAAAAAATAATTGGTAAAAACTGGTTGCGTGTTTTTGCTACCGTATGGAATTAA
- a CDS encoding 2-dehydropantoate 2-reductase — protein MNIIVMGAGALGSYFGGHLARAGHKVLFIARGRQLKALKERGLTVLPLEEEPFTIQVDAAETTTSVGGVDLILFCVKTYDTEAAIKLIARAVGEDTKVLTLQNGVDSLDSLNEAFGRKAILGGISWTNVAIEEPGVVRHRYPGPLVFGDPNATGSKRTQVLKDTFLQAGVVADVSDDITRAIWEKFLFICAVNGMTALTRLPVGTLLACHASRELFVDIMCEVYSLARRSGIELSEDTVERTIRHMERELPPGVLNKTLGSMYFDIASGRRLELESLNGAVVQRGKQLKVATPVNSFVYGALKPWANGEPMRNGV, from the coding sequence ATGAATATTATTGTTATGGGCGCCGGAGCCCTCGGAAGCTACTTTGGTGGCCACCTGGCGAGGGCAGGACACAAAGTGCTCTTTATTGCTCGAGGGAGGCAGCTGAAGGCACTTAAAGAGCGTGGTTTAACGGTGCTGCCACTTGAAGAAGAGCCCTTTACTATCCAGGTTGATGCTGCGGAAACTACGACTTCGGTGGGAGGAGTGGATCTAATCCTATTCTGCGTTAAGACTTACGATACCGAAGCAGCCATAAAGCTTATCGCCCGTGCTGTAGGTGAAGACACAAAGGTGCTTACCCTGCAGAATGGTGTCGACTCCTTGGATTCCCTGAACGAAGCCTTTGGGCGAAAAGCTATTCTGGGCGGTATCTCATGGACTAATGTGGCGATCGAAGAGCCTGGAGTTGTGCGGCACAGATATCCCGGCCCACTTGTCTTTGGTGATCCAAATGCAACTGGCTCAAAGCGCACCCAAGTGCTTAAAGATACATTTCTACAAGCTGGGGTTGTCGCTGATGTCAGTGATGATATCACTCGGGCTATTTGGGAGAAGTTCCTGTTCATCTGTGCGGTGAATGGAATGACAGCACTCACACGATTGCCTGTGGGTACGCTTCTAGCCTGCCATGCCTCTCGTGAGTTATTTGTTGACATTATGTGTGAGGTTTATTCCTTAGCACGGCGAAGTGGAATAGAGCTTTCGGAGGATACGGTTGAGCGTACAATTAGGCATATGGAGAGGGAGTTGCCTCCTGGAGTACTCAATAAGACTCTTGGTTCGATGTACTTCGATATAGCATCTGGAAGGCGCCTAGAGCTTGAGTCTCTAAATGGTGCTGTTGTGCAAAGAGGGAAGCAGCTGAAGGTAGCAACACCGGTTAACAGTTTTGTCTACGGGGCATTGAAGCCCTGGGCCAATGGCGAGCCTATGCGCAATGGGGTATAA
- a CDS encoding HD domain-containing protein, with protein MDNLDAPQHLINHVTLVGEAADLLIKKFIEMKVNFDPDFVRVGVVIHDIGKIIHTNEMYGPGSQHEPEGERILLSKGFTPAIARCCLSHARWSDMECTIEELAIALSDKLWKGKRVEELELQIIDRISHILDVERWDIFSELDLCFESIASEGLKRLQRSVTRG; from the coding sequence TTGGACAATCTGGATGCGCCCCAGCATCTCATTAATCACGTTACATTAGTTGGTGAGGCGGCCGATCTCCTGATTAAAAAGTTTATCGAAATGAAAGTGAATTTCGATCCGGACTTTGTCCGTGTTGGTGTAGTGATACATGATATTGGGAAAATTATACATACCAATGAAATGTATGGCCCAGGGTCACAGCATGAACCTGAAGGTGAAAGGATATTACTATCAAAAGGTTTTACACCAGCAATCGCTCGATGCTGTCTTTCTCATGCCCGTTGGAGTGATATGGAATGTACGATAGAAGAGCTAGCGATAGCGCTCTCAGACAAGTTGTGGAAAGGTAAGCGCGTAGAGGAGCTTGAGCTCCAAATAATAGACCGAATATCACATATCTTAGATGTGGAACGTTGGGATATCTTCTCCGAATTAGATTTATGCTTTGAGAGTATTGCTAGTGAAGGCCTTAAGCGGTTACAGCGGAGTGTCACTAGAGGATAG
- a CDS encoding VOC family protein: MKMNYVVLGSNDLEASIRFYNSLFEDTRFEQLFSNERMTFWRYKEFTFSVAEPFDGEEATNGNGTMVGFNAESKKEVVRLYDKAVELGGTCAGKPAQRGLKFAAYVRGLDGNKICFFE, translated from the coding sequence ATGAAGATGAACTATGTGGTTCTCGGTAGTAATGATCTGGAGGCATCAATAAGGTTTTACAATTCACTTTTTGAAGATACGAGATTTGAACAACTATTCTCTAATGAAAGGATGACTTTTTGGCGGTACAAAGAGTTTACATTTTCGGTGGCAGAGCCCTTTGATGGGGAAGAAGCTACGAATGGAAATGGAACAATGGTTGGATTTAATGCTGAATCAAAGAAAGAGGTGGTAAGACTATATGATAAAGCGGTTGAATTGGGTGGCACCTGTGCGGGTAAACCAGCTCAGCGGGGCTTGAAATTTGCCGCATATGTAAGAGGTTTAGATGGAAACAAAATATGTTTTTTTGAATAG
- a CDS encoding acyltransferase family protein: MNNVRVSELDWLRVILILAVFLHHALMPFNGDEWHIMNAESSKLLDDVMVYFEQFRLPTLFFIAGVGSVLLLRKVYPSQFLRDKFFRLFIPLLVGVLLVVPPQNYIEDIGQYGSFLQAFPQLALKFDSNHLWFIEYLVFFSLLAVPFYFFLRSQWSSSFKGFVEWLSDTSSGLFGLVLVLIVIRVGLKLYFPDNGHGIGNLSSTLFYLYFFFVGMFFIQSRKIWASLEKYRKVNFVWLLVSSLIFYAYYYSPDLSEYLSLQARWSIWWFVGCLVAWSALLTLLGYAQRHLASTPKWLKFSNELIYPFYIFHQTVIVVLGYFVINLSMSLAYKAMVLVVGSFLITTAICLLVVYPFNVTRRLFGLKPRRSNVSDDIACNKTIHGTVR; the protein is encoded by the coding sequence ATGAATAACGTCAGGGTTTCCGAGCTGGATTGGTTGAGAGTCATATTGATTTTGGCGGTATTCCTACACCATGCATTAATGCCATTTAATGGGGATGAATGGCATATCATGAATGCGGAGTCTAGCAAGCTGCTTGATGATGTTATGGTATATTTTGAGCAATTCAGGCTGCCAACACTATTTTTTATTGCTGGTGTAGGAAGTGTATTGTTGCTCCGTAAAGTCTATCCATCTCAGTTTTTGCGAGATAAATTTTTTAGATTATTTATTCCTTTGCTTGTAGGGGTGTTACTTGTTGTGCCGCCTCAGAATTATATTGAGGATATTGGTCAATATGGCTCATTTTTGCAGGCCTTCCCTCAGCTTGCACTTAAGTTTGATTCAAACCACCTATGGTTTATTGAATACTTGGTCTTCTTTTCATTGCTTGCAGTACCGTTTTATTTTTTTCTAAGGTCACAATGGTCAAGTTCATTTAAAGGATTTGTAGAGTGGTTGTCCGATACATCAAGTGGTCTATTTGGATTGGTTTTGGTATTGATTGTAATCAGAGTGGGGCTGAAATTATATTTTCCTGATAATGGTCATGGCATAGGCAATCTGTCTTCCACTTTGTTTTATCTTTATTTCTTTTTTGTCGGTATGTTTTTCATACAATCTCGGAAGATTTGGGCATCATTAGAGAAGTATCGGAAGGTAAACTTTGTGTGGTTACTGGTCAGCTCATTAATTTTTTATGCTTATTACTATTCTCCGGACTTAAGCGAGTATTTGTCGTTGCAAGCTCGTTGGTCAATTTGGTGGTTTGTAGGTTGTTTAGTCGCCTGGTCAGCGTTATTGACCCTGTTAGGTTATGCTCAACGCCACCTAGCAAGCACCCCTAAATGGCTAAAATTTAGTAATGAATTGATATATCCATTTTACATTTTTCACCAAACAGTCATCGTTGTGCTTGGTTACTTTGTAATTAACTTGTCAATGTCTTTGGCGTATAAAGCTATGGTACTAGTTGTTGGTTCTTTTTTGATAACTACAGCTATATGCTTGTTAGTTGTATATCCATTCAATGTAACACGTAGACTCTTTGGGCTTAAGCCTAGAAGAAGTAACGTAAGTGATGATATTGCTTGTAATAAAACAATTCACGGGACTGTCAGGTAA